A genomic stretch from Petrimonas mucosa includes:
- a CDS encoding aminopeptidase P family protein, translating to MSKTTVPERLAAIRAFMETAKLDAFIVPSTDAHLSEYPPKKWESRKWISGFTGSAGTAVVTRKRAGVWTDSRYFLQAEAELEGSGFDLFKMGQPGTPDMTDWVVEQVGSGGTVGIDGLVYAASDAKSLKSVLDARGIRLETTLDPFAAIWKDRPEIAANKIFLLSDEITGESTKSKIERILGELDRLDADGLIVVSLDALAWIFNMRGSDVDYNPVAVAYGYVSKKESVLFVDEAKLDHFTKSALLKQGVKIDDYGQVFNYVANLPEKSTICITGSKINYKLYQTIPASCRIVDVPSPVDLMKAVKNGTELDGFRNAMIKDGVALVKFFMWLEKAVAEGVVTEVTVEEKLREFRSQQELFVGESFSTIAGYAGNGAVIHYHAHPDTCLKVKPEGLLLIDSGGQYMDGTTDITRTVAVGKLTRQMKEDYTNVLKGHIAIATAIYPEGTRGSQLDILARKALWDNCQTYWHGTGHGIGHFLNVHEGPQNIRLEENPTLLKPGMVTSNEPGIYRANQYGIRIENLVVTREYRKTEDFGNFYNFETITLCPIDTRPIVRKLLTKNEIGWLNAYHEMVYNKLKKHLNKTEKEWLREKTRPI from the coding sequence ATGAGCAAGACAACCGTTCCCGAAAGATTAGCAGCCATAAGGGCTTTTATGGAGACAGCAAAGCTGGATGCATTCATTGTCCCCAGCACTGATGCGCACCTGAGTGAGTATCCACCTAAAAAGTGGGAGTCGCGCAAATGGATAAGCGGATTTACCGGTTCTGCAGGAACCGCCGTCGTAACCAGGAAGAGGGCAGGGGTCTGGACAGATTCCAGATATTTCCTTCAGGCTGAAGCTGAACTGGAAGGTTCCGGTTTTGATCTCTTCAAGATGGGGCAGCCTGGGACACCAGACATGACTGACTGGGTTGTTGAACAGGTGGGTAGCGGAGGTACCGTGGGAATTGACGGACTGGTCTATGCCGCTTCCGATGCCAAATCCCTGAAAAGTGTGCTGGATGCCAGGGGAATACGGCTCGAGACCACGCTGGATCCGTTTGCTGCTATATGGAAAGATCGCCCCGAAATAGCGGCGAACAAGATTTTTCTCCTGTCGGATGAGATCACCGGGGAATCTACCAAAAGCAAGATCGAAAGGATCCTTGGCGAGCTCGATCGGCTGGATGCCGACGGATTGATAGTTGTCTCGCTGGATGCCCTGGCCTGGATTTTCAACATGCGAGGCAGTGATGTCGATTATAACCCGGTAGCGGTAGCATACGGCTATGTCTCGAAAAAGGAGAGCGTCCTTTTTGTGGATGAAGCTAAACTGGATCACTTTACAAAAAGTGCACTGTTGAAGCAAGGCGTGAAGATCGATGATTACGGACAGGTTTTCAACTATGTGGCCAATCTTCCGGAAAAGAGCACCATCTGCATTACCGGCAGCAAGATCAATTACAAGTTGTACCAGACCATTCCGGCATCGTGCCGGATCGTTGACGTTCCTTCACCAGTAGATCTGATGAAGGCTGTCAAGAACGGGACCGAACTCGACGGTTTCCGCAACGCCATGATCAAGGATGGGGTAGCCCTGGTGAAGTTTTTCATGTGGCTCGAGAAGGCGGTGGCAGAAGGTGTTGTAACGGAGGTGACGGTAGAGGAGAAACTGCGTGAATTCCGTTCGCAGCAGGAGCTGTTCGTAGGTGAAAGCTTCTCCACCATTGCCGGATATGCCGGCAACGGAGCAGTTATCCACTATCATGCTCATCCCGACACCTGTCTGAAGGTCAAGCCCGAAGGTCTGCTGTTGATCGATTCAGGCGGGCAGTATATGGACGGTACAACCGATATCACCCGCACGGTGGCCGTGGGCAAGCTCACCAGACAGATGAAGGAGGATTATACCAATGTGCTGAAAGGACATATCGCCATTGCAACGGCCATCTATCCCGAAGGCACCCGAGGTTCGCAACTCGATATCCTGGCACGCAAGGCGTTGTGGGACAACTGCCAGACCTATTGGCACGGTACCGGGCACGGCATCGGACATTTTCTGAATGTGCACGAAGGTCCACAGAACATCCGCTTGGAAGAGAATCCCACACTGTTGAAGCCAGGGATGGTTACATCGAATGAACCGGGCATCTATCGGGCTAACCAGTACGGCATCCGGATCGAGAACCTGGTCGTCACACGGGAGTACAGGAAGACGGAGGATTTCGGTAATTTTTACAATTTCGAAACCATCACACTCTGCCCTATCGATACCAGGCCAATTGTCAGGAAGTTGCTGACGAAGAACGAGATCGGATGGCTCAATGCATACCACGAGATGGTCTACAATAAATTGAAGAAGCACTTAAACAAAACAGAAAAAGAGTGGTTGAGGGAGAAAACCCGACCCATTTAA
- a CDS encoding gamma carbonic anhydrase family protein, which yields MAIVKSVRGFTPEIGDNTFLAETAVVIGDVVIGKDCSIWYGAVLRGDVNSIRLGDRVNVQDGAVIHTLYEKSVSILGDDVSVGHNAVIHGAKIENGALIGMGAIVLDHAVVGEGAIVAAGALVLGGTQVEPGSIYAGVPAKFVKKVDPEQSKEINQKIASNYLIYSGWYKAEK from the coding sequence ATGGCAATAGTAAAATCGGTTCGCGGGTTCACTCCCGAAATTGGCGACAATACTTTTCTGGCTGAAACAGCAGTGGTTATCGGCGACGTCGTGATCGGCAAGGATTGCAGTATCTGGTATGGAGCCGTACTGCGAGGCGACGTCAACTCCATCCGCCTGGGAGATCGTGTAAATGTACAGGATGGAGCAGTGATTCATACCCTTTATGAGAAATCGGTTTCCATTCTGGGAGACGATGTGTCGGTAGGCCACAATGCTGTCATCCATGGCGCAAAAATTGAAAATGGTGCCCTGATCGGGATGGGAGCCATCGTGCTCGATCATGCCGTGGTGGGCGAGGGGGCTATCGTGGCGGCCGGAGCACTCGTACTGGGAGGTACGCAGGTTGAGCCGGGAAGTATCTATGCGGGTGTCCCGGCCAAGTTTGTGAAGAAGGTGGATCCCGAGCAGTCGAAGGAGATCAATCAGAAGATTGCCTCCAACTACCTGATCTATTCGGGGTGGTATAAGGCGGAGAAGTGA
- a CDS encoding MFS transporter, which translates to MTWSKKQFTTLITVSITSFMGTFLISSINIALPAIEASFSLDAVSLSWIITAFLVATGMFLLPVGKLGDVSGNVKLFKLGLILFTLASLACAVSPSGTWLIVARFVQGIGSAFTSTTGQAILVANFPARNRGQVIGISVSSVYAGLATGPFIGGFLTQLLGWHSLFFVAAVLGIFSTVIAFAFLAEEEIGRGNGSRIDFPGMAVFMTGLVALVYGSSQIPSTSGWILTGVGIVMLFLFWMIETRVPSPMFETDLFMRNKLFCFSNVAALINYTATSGIVLFLSLYLQKVQGLSPRDAGAVIIAQPVVMALFSPVVGRLSDRIQPRYFATAGMAICSVGLFAISFFTAETPLWLIVLVLIWEGLGFAFFSSPNMNTIMSSVDRSRYGQASGTASSMRIFGQIAGMTIVTFFFAFYFGNHAVTEVDDAIFLTAMKWGFATFALISLAGIYFSFRRGDVNRS; encoded by the coding sequence ATGACCTGGTCGAAGAAGCAATTCACCACGCTGATTACCGTTTCCATAACTTCGTTCATGGGAACGTTTTTAATTTCGTCGATAAATATTGCCCTGCCGGCAATCGAGGCCAGTTTTTCGCTTGATGCCGTTTCGCTCAGTTGGATCATCACCGCCTTTCTGGTGGCAACAGGCATGTTCCTCCTGCCGGTAGGCAAGCTGGGTGACGTTTCGGGCAACGTCAAGCTCTTTAAGCTGGGACTGATTCTCTTTACATTGGCATCACTCGCGTGTGCCGTCTCTCCCTCGGGCACCTGGCTTATCGTCGCACGGTTCGTGCAAGGCATCGGGTCTGCTTTCACCAGTACGACCGGACAGGCAATCCTGGTGGCTAACTTTCCCGCACGGAACAGGGGACAGGTAATCGGGATTTCGGTCTCGTCGGTTTATGCGGGACTGGCAACCGGTCCGTTTATTGGCGGGTTCCTTACGCAACTTTTGGGTTGGCACTCCCTCTTCTTTGTGGCAGCCGTGCTGGGCATCTTTTCAACAGTCATCGCCTTCGCTTTTCTGGCAGAGGAGGAGATTGGGCGTGGCAACGGTAGCCGGATCGACTTTCCGGGAATGGCCGTCTTCATGACTGGGCTGGTTGCATTGGTCTACGGATCATCACAGATTCCTTCAACTTCTGGCTGGATCCTTACGGGCGTAGGCATTGTGATGCTCTTTCTCTTCTGGATGATCGAGACACGTGTACCGTCGCCGATGTTCGAGACAGATCTCTTTATGCGGAACAAGCTGTTCTGCTTTTCAAATGTGGCTGCCCTGATCAACTATACGGCCACCTCAGGCATTGTCCTCTTCCTGAGTCTCTACCTCCAAAAGGTTCAGGGGCTCTCTCCCCGTGACGCTGGAGCAGTCATCATTGCCCAACCGGTTGTGATGGCGCTCTTCTCGCCTGTGGTAGGACGCCTTTCCGACAGGATTCAGCCGCGCTACTTTGCAACAGCGGGTATGGCAATCTGTTCTGTCGGGTTGTTCGCAATCTCTTTTTTTACGGCGGAAACACCATTGTGGCTGATTGTGCTGGTATTGATATGGGAAGGTCTCGGCTTTGCCTTCTTCTCTTCGCCCAATATGAATACCATCATGAGCTCGGTGGACAGGAGCCGGTACGGCCAGGCCTCGGGCACTGCCTCGTCGATGCGCATTTTCGGACAGATTGCGGGGATGACCATCGTTACCTTCTTCTTTGCGTTCTATTTCGGAAACCATGCGGTGACCGAGGTGGATGATGCCATTTTTCTCACAGCCATGAAGTGGGGATTTGCAACTTTTGCCCTGATCAGCCTGGCTGGAATCTACTTCTCGTTCAGGCGCGGGGATGTAAACCGCAGTTAA
- a CDS encoding MFS transporter, with protein sequence MIHEKQQAGKMTSFRWTIVVMLFFATTINYLDRQVLSLTWDEFIKPEFHWNESHYGTITSFFSIFYAICMLFAGRFVEWMGTKRGFLWAIGVWSVGACLHAVCGVITQHYVGLHSAAELAAATGDVAVVIATISMWSFLVARGILALGEAGNFPAAIKATAEYFPKKDRAYATSIFNAGASIGALFAPLTIPPLAKHFGWEMAFIIIGALGFIWMGFWVFLYDKPAKSKRVNALELEYIEQDKREKTEEENKKNEEKMPFWKCFSYKQTWAFAVGKFMTDGVWWFFLFWTPSYLNMQFNIKTSEGLGMALIFTLYAIVTVLSIFGGKLPTIFINRSGQNPYAARMKAMLIFAFFPLAVLLAQPLGMEFAHLGRNAAWIPVLLISIGCAAHQAWSANLFSTIGDMFPQGAIATVTGIGGMAGGIGSMILQKGAGNLFVYAGETNMTFLNFEGKPAGYFIIFCICAVAYLIGWCIMKALVPKYKLITD encoded by the coding sequence ATGATTCACGAAAAACAACAAGCCGGAAAAATGACAAGTTTCCGATGGACCATCGTTGTCATGCTCTTTTTTGCAACGACAATCAACTATCTCGACCGACAGGTATTGTCGCTTACCTGGGATGAATTTATCAAACCCGAGTTTCATTGGAATGAGTCGCATTACGGCACCATTACTTCATTCTTTTCCATTTTTTATGCCATCTGCATGCTTTTCGCAGGTCGTTTCGTTGAGTGGATGGGAACCAAGAGAGGATTTCTCTGGGCGATAGGCGTATGGAGTGTCGGAGCCTGTCTGCACGCCGTCTGCGGAGTCATCACACAACATTATGTAGGTCTGCACAGTGCGGCCGAACTGGCAGCAGCCACCGGCGACGTGGCCGTCGTGATCGCCACGATAAGCATGTGGAGTTTTCTCGTAGCACGCGGAATTCTGGCGTTGGGTGAAGCCGGGAACTTCCCAGCCGCCATCAAGGCAACAGCCGAATATTTCCCCAAAAAAGACCGGGCCTATGCAACCTCGATCTTTAATGCCGGGGCGTCGATCGGCGCGCTCTTTGCCCCCCTTACCATTCCTCCGCTGGCCAAGCATTTTGGCTGGGAGATGGCTTTTATCATCATCGGAGCGCTGGGATTCATCTGGATGGGCTTCTGGGTATTCCTTTACGACAAGCCGGCCAAGAGCAAACGTGTGAATGCGCTTGAACTGGAATATATCGAGCAGGACAAACGGGAGAAAACGGAAGAGGAGAATAAGAAGAACGAAGAGAAGATGCCTTTCTGGAAATGTTTCTCCTATAAACAGACCTGGGCCTTTGCGGTAGGCAAATTCATGACCGACGGCGTCTGGTGGTTCTTCCTGTTCTGGACACCCTCCTACCTCAACATGCAGTTTAACATCAAGACATCCGAAGGCCTTGGTATGGCATTGATCTTCACCCTCTATGCCATTGTCACCGTCCTATCCATATTCGGCGGGAAATTGCCAACCATCTTTATCAATCGGAGCGGACAAAATCCATACGCTGCCCGGATGAAAGCCATGCTTATCTTTGCCTTCTTCCCGCTGGCAGTTCTGCTTGCCCAACCTCTCGGAATGGAGTTCGCACACCTTGGCAGGAATGCGGCCTGGATACCCGTGTTGCTGATCTCCATCGGCTGCGCCGCTCACCAGGCCTGGAGTGCCAACCTCTTCTCGACCATCGGCGACATGTTCCCGCAGGGAGCCATTGCAACCGTCACCGGAATTGGCGGCATGGCGGGCGGGATCGGATCGATGATCCTCCAGAAAGGAGCAGGTAACCTGTTCGTATATGCAGGTGAGACAAACATGACCTTCCTCAATTTCGAAGGAAAACCGGCCGGCTACTTCATTATCTTCTGCATCTGCGCGGTAGCTTACCTGATCGGATGGTGCATCATGAAGGCTCTGGTTCCCAAATACAAACTGATTACCGACTGA
- a CDS encoding bifunctional 4-hydroxy-2-oxoglutarate aldolase/2-dehydro-3-deoxy-phosphogluconate aldolase: protein MARFSRIEVYRAMMDTGIVPVFYHADTEIAKQVVKACYEGGIRVFEFTNRGDFAQEVFAELVKWARRECPGMILGIGSIVDAPTAALYIQLGANFVVGPLLNPDIFKVCNRRQIAYSPGCATTTEIGYAQELGAEIVKLFPGGDVGGPSFVKNIKGPMPWSKIMVTGGVSPSEESLSAWFKAGVTCVGMGSNLFPKEVLANREWGKITELCRLCISVIAKFKQS from the coding sequence ATGGCAAGATTTTCAAGAATAGAGGTGTACCGGGCCATGATGGACACAGGTATTGTTCCTGTCTTTTATCATGCCGATACCGAGATTGCGAAACAGGTGGTAAAGGCCTGTTATGAAGGAGGAATCCGGGTATTTGAATTCACCAATCGTGGCGACTTTGCACAGGAGGTATTTGCCGAACTGGTCAAGTGGGCAAGGAGAGAGTGCCCCGGGATGATCCTGGGAATAGGATCGATTGTGGATGCCCCTACGGCAGCCCTCTATATTCAACTGGGTGCAAACTTCGTTGTGGGGCCGCTGTTGAATCCCGACATCTTCAAGGTATGTAACCGGAGGCAAATCGCCTATTCACCGGGTTGTGCAACAACTACCGAGATCGGATATGCCCAGGAGCTTGGGGCCGAGATCGTGAAGCTCTTTCCGGGAGGCGATGTAGGTGGTCCATCCTTTGTAAAGAATATCAAGGGACCGATGCCATGGTCGAAGATCATGGTCACCGGCGGTGTTTCCCCCAGCGAGGAGAGCCTGTCGGCCTGGTTCAAGGCGGGGGTAACCTGTGTGGGCATGGGCTCAAACCTCTTCCCCAAAGAGGTCCTGGCCAACCGTGAATGGGGAAAGATAACCGAACTGTGCCGACTCTGCATCTCGGTCATCGCCAAATTTAAACAGTCATAG
- a CDS encoding sugar kinase: protein MKKVVTFGEIMLRLATPGYLRFVQSDQLTATFGGGEANVAVSLANYGIPVEYVTRLPQNEIADWCISELRKYNVGTQQIIRGGDRVGIYFLETGAVARPSKVVYDRAGSAIAEIKPGMVNWREVLKDAQWFHWTGITPALSQGAADACLEAIRAANELGVTVSCDLNYRKNLWKYGKTAAEVMPELVSGCDIILGNEEDAEKVFGIKPEGFQAEHTGGEVDAAEFESVCRQLMRRFPRAKKVIITLRGSINANHNTWGGCLYSDKLYQSRRYDITHIVDRVGGGDSFMGGLIYGLITYPQDDQRALDFAVAASCLKHTIYGDFNLVTVKEVESLMKGDGSGRVIR, encoded by the coding sequence ATGAAAAAAGTAGTGACTTTCGGGGAGATCATGCTGCGTTTAGCCACCCCAGGATATCTGCGGTTTGTTCAATCGGATCAGCTGACGGCCACTTTTGGAGGAGGCGAGGCCAATGTGGCGGTTTCGCTTGCCAATTACGGCATCCCGGTTGAGTACGTTACCCGATTGCCGCAGAACGAGATCGCCGACTGGTGCATCTCCGAGTTGCGGAAATATAATGTCGGTACCCAACAGATCATCCGCGGCGGCGACCGTGTCGGGATCTATTTCCTGGAAACTGGTGCTGTTGCACGACCATCAAAAGTTGTATACGACCGGGCTGGATCAGCGATCGCGGAGATTAAACCTGGCATGGTGAACTGGAGAGAGGTGCTGAAGGATGCCCAATGGTTCCACTGGACCGGAATCACGCCTGCCCTTTCTCAAGGAGCGGCAGATGCCTGCCTGGAGGCCATACGTGCTGCAAATGAGCTTGGCGTTACCGTCTCCTGCGACCTCAACTACCGGAAGAACCTCTGGAAATATGGGAAAACGGCTGCAGAGGTGATGCCGGAACTGGTGAGCGGCTGCGATATCATCCTCGGCAACGAGGAGGATGCGGAGAAGGTGTTCGGCATCAAGCCTGAAGGATTTCAGGCGGAGCATACCGGCGGCGAGGTGGATGCAGCCGAGTTCGAGTCGGTCTGCCGGCAACTGATGAGACGTTTTCCGAGAGCCAAAAAGGTGATCATCACGTTGCGAGGCTCCATCAACGCCAACCACAACACCTGGGGCGGATGTCTCTATTCCGACAAACTGTATCAATCACGCCGTTACGACATAACCCATATCGTGGACAGGGTTGGCGGGGGTGATTCGTTTATGGGAGGGTTGATCTACGGATTGATTACCTATCCGCAGGACGACCAGCGGGCACTCGATTTCGCAGTAGCCGCATCCTGTCTGAAACACACCATCTACGGCGATTTCAACCTGGTAACGGTCAAGGAGGTGGAGAGCCTGATGAAGGGTGATGGCAGTGGACGGGTAATAAGATAG